The sequence GCGGTTGGCGATCACTCGGAAGCCTCGATGCATGATCATGCTGTCGCTATCCTGGGGCCATTTTCGCGCCGCACACGGACAGAGGAAGAAACCACGCTGAATTCATTTTCGGCAAAGATCTGATCGTCCCTACAACCTGACCCTATTCTCAGAAAGAGGTTTTCCATGCAAATCGTTCCCTCCCCGGCGCATATGCCATCCGAAGCGACTGCAAGCAATGCCGCGCAGTTGATACAACGTGTGGCAGGGCCGGCCGATGGCCTGCCTGTCTTGATTGCCACCATGCACGGCAAAGAAGCGGTGCTGGCGCCGCCATTGGCAGAGCTGGGGTTCCAGGTGCTGCTGCCGCTTGACTATGACACCGACATGCTGGGGACTTTCTCCGGCGACGTGCGGCGTCCGGGCACGGCAGTCGAGGCTGCTCTGGAGAAGGCGCGCCGTGCCTGTAAAGCTACTGGCATACCGCGCGCCATTTCCAGCGAGGGCTCATACCGGCCTTGCCAGACACTGTTTCCAGGCGCCCGCAACGTCGAGTTGCTCGCTTTTGTCGACATGGAGAGTGGGCAAGAGTTCGTGGAGTACATGACCGATCTGCCCACGCGCTTTGTCAAAGACCGGGTTCCTGCAGATTTTTCTTCTCCTGAAGTGCAGGCGCTGCTGTCGGCTATGGGGTGGCCCGAAGTGCGCGCTTTGGTTGTCCCGGAAGATCCAGGACAAGGTGTGGTGGCGCCCGAGTGGGTGTTCAAGGGATTGGCTGACGTCCCGTCTCTGATGGAAGCGATGCGCGCGTGTGCTGCCCAATCCAGCGACGGCCGCCTGCACCTGGAAAGCGACCTGCGCGCGCACATGAACCCGACACGCATGGCTTCAGTCGCGCGCGTGGGTGAGCGTTTAGTGCAACGCCTGCGTCGCCAAGGTTATGGCCTGCCTTTGCAACGTGCTGCCTGAGGCGGCAAATCCCGCTTGCGGGCCGCAATGACACCAAGATGATTGCGTCCTGCGGACGTAATCATCTTGGCTTGCTTATTCTGGCCGAGACATGGCGAGCTGAAGCCAATTGACAAAAGCCTGCACCTCGGGATCGCGACGCGGTCCGTGGCAAAGATAGAAGGAGCGAGGGCTTACAAGCCGCTCTGTCAGCGGTGCGACCAGCAGGCCTTCTGCGAGCAGCGAGTCAACCAGCGGTGAATTTCCCAGCGCGATGCCATGGCCCATGGTGGCCGCCTGGACCAACTGATCCAGATGGCTGAAGCGAAAACCGATATCGTTCAACGGCAGATCGGCGCCCATCTGTTCGAACCAGTATGGCCATTGCAGCCATGGCCATGCATTTTGCGGGTCGCCCAGATGCAATAAGGTGTGATGCTGCAAATCGTCGATGCAAGTCAGCTTGCGCCCGCTGCGCTGCAATAGCGCCGGACTGCACACCGGAAACACTTCTTCCTTGGCGAGAAAAACGTCGCTGTCGGCGGAAACCATGTCCGGCGAAGTGTAGCGGATCGCGATATCGACTACGCCTTGCTTGAGGTCGACCAGGCGATTATCCGCATCGATATGCAGCGCGACTTCGGGGCATTGGGCACGGAAACGAGCCAGTCTCGGCACCAGCCAAAGCGCTGCAAATGAAGTTGTCGTGGATACTTTAACCCCGCGCTGGGTGAATTCCTTGCGCAGGCTGGCGACCGTTTCCGACAGGTGATTCAGCGACTCGTTCACTGCTTCAAACAGTACGCGCCCCTGTTCCGTCAGTTCTAAAGCCCGATGGCGTCGCTCAAACAGCACCAAGCCCAAAGATTCTTCCAGTTTTTTGACCTGGCGGCTGATTGCGGATTGCGTGAGAAAAATCTCGTCGCCTGCCTTGGAAAAACTCAACTGCCTTGCCGCCGCCTCAAAACCGACCAGCAAATCCAGGGGGGGAAGCCGTCGCGTCATATGGGGTAATCGTCCTTTTGGTGCAAATTGCTACGGTTGATAAGAAAAATAACCGGCAATTCAAACAATTGCCGTTTAAGTGAAATTAGGGGAATTCTAAGTTGCGCTCATCTGCAATACATTGCTCCGCGCCGATTTTTGATCGCGCATTACGTATTGACTTTCACCAAAGGGACGATTGTTCCTGCACGGCAAGTGCAGTAATTTAACATACCAAATCTTGTCATATTCCATAAAAGTACAGACCTGTCTGTTTTTTGTGACAAGCCATGGATGATTGAAGTACCCGTGCTATACGTTTGAGGCGATCATGCAAAACCTCGCGATGGCGCGCGCCTGCTGGCTGAGTGCGCAATTCTGAGGAACTTCTGGCCGAGCGTGAGATGGAACAAGTGGTAAAAATATTGCGCCAAGGCAATTGCGGGGACTGCGATTGTGGGATAGCATTGATTCGACGGGAGTGATCCTGATGTCGACACTTCCCTCATGCCATCAATGGCTACCCCCGTACTACCTGAGCATTCCATGCTGCCCAAAAGGCAGTTCACAATTAAAGGAAGGTGCTACTGATGAAAATTCTTTTCACTCTCAAAAATATGCTGACACGCCAAAAAAGCCTGAAGGCATACGCTTGGTACATCTGGTATTGAACCTGCAGGCCATTGCCTGATTGCAGGGATGCGGCTGGAATTTCCAGCCGCGTTCGGTGAAGCCCTGATCGGCCCGCCGGACGCGGGCCTCCGTCTCATGGAGACCATTGATGTCGAATGCCGCAAAGTACACACGAACTACCGTTTTTACGCCCAGGCTTCAAGCTCTCTTGCACGATCATCGCAGCGAAGATGTTTTCCGGCTGGATGAGAACACTGTTGGTGTCGCCGGGTCCGCTTTGACCCACCAGATCCTCAGCGCCAGGCCAGCCACAGAAATCGAACGTCCGACATTTAAACCCCTGCACGGACGTTCCATTCCCCGCAACGACGCTTTGAAGCTGATGCAAGCGATCGGCAGCGATGTGCGGGCGGCATTGAAGAGGCCTGTATCCAAAACAGTTGATTTCTCGGGCGAATGGCCGCGCGTCGGGCACGTTTACCTGCGCGATCTTATTCTCGGCGAAGATCCATATCGGCTGCGCTTCCTTATGGACCGCATATTGGAATTGACGCCCAAACTGACCTGGGCCGTGATCGCCGCCGGCGCGGCGTCGTCGGTCCGGCTCCGTCCGGAAGCATCCGCCATCGCGAAACTCACCGCCAGTGCATCGACCTACAACGACCGCCGTTATGCCATGGGGCTTTATCGGCGCACCGCCGCTCCGGTCTGTTTCACTATCTCCACGCTGGTCGCCAACGCACTCTGGCTCGGATCGCCATTCGACAAAGACACCTCGAACCGGAACATCCTGTATGAAGCCCTGCGGCTGCTGCCGCCATCCTGGAACATCTTGAGGAGCGCCTCCCCCGAGTACTGCGCCCTCGACTCTCGGATCGGTCCGAACGACGACGTCCTGATCTTGCCGCTTCTCAGTCACCGCGACCCTGCAATCTGGGACGATGCCGATGAATTCCGCCCCGAGCGCTGGGATAGCCTCAACCCCAGCGAGCAACCCGGATACCTGCCTTTCGGCCACACGTCCGAACGCTGCTGGGGACAGCATATGGTGATGCCACTGGCGGAGAGGCTGCTCGATATCATTCGTAACAACGGCCTTGCCGTCAGCCCGCGGCAAATCACGGCTGATGTGCCGCTTGCTGGTCTTCTTGGCGTCTTCCAGGTCAGCGTCGTCAGGCAGTGAGATGAAGCTCTTTGCCTGCTAAGTCGATCTTATCCAGATGACCCAGCCGCCGCTGCGCAAGGGCAGCCGGCCGCTCGTACGATCCCTCGCAGTCCAGCGCACATAGCGAGCAGCAAATACTCTTTTTGACGCATCAAAAAGAGTATTTGCTGCTCCTATTAAAAAACTGAGACTGAGGGGTATTTTCGAGAGGATGGCGACTAAAACGGCCGATGCCTGCTAGAGTAGCGCTGAAGGCGTCCGGAATGCATTTCCCCAACGCGTGCGATGCATTCCGGCAAGGCGGCAAGCAGGTCTTGTCATCAGATTATTAAAGCAAGGAGATAAGCATGACAAAAGAAGTCGTCATCGTCGGCGCAGCCCGTACGGCGATCGGGACATTTGGCGGTGCATTGAAGGATATTGCCCCGGGCGAACTGGGTGCGGTTGCGGTCAAGGAGGCGTTTGCACGCGCCGGCGTCGATCCGCAGCAGGCTGGCCAGATCATTTTCGGCAACGTCATCCACACCGAGGCGCGCGACATGTATGTATCGCGCGTGGTCGGTATCAATGCCGGCATGAGCAAGGAATCCACCGCGTTGACCCTGAACCGCCTGTGCGGCTCGGGTTTGCAAGCCATCATCAGCGCCGCCAACGCCATCCAGCTGGGCGAGACCGATGTTGCCGTCGGCGGCGGCGTCGAGAGCATGAGCCGTGCGCTGTATGCGAGCCAGGCTGCGCGCTTCGGCGCCCGTATGGGCGATATCAAGATGATCGACATGATGGTGGGCGCTTTGTCCGATCCGTTCGGCGGCGGTCACATGGGCATCACCGCTGAAAACGTGGCGGAGAAATACGGCATCTCGCGCGAAGCGCAGGATGCTTTCGCGCTGGAAAGCCAGAAGCGCGCCACGGCGGCCATCGCTGCCGGTCATTTCAAGTCGCAGATTGTGCCGGTTGAGATCAAGTCACGTAAAGGCGTCGCGCTGTTCGACACCGACGAATATCCGAAGGCTGACGCCACCCTGGAGTCGCTGGCCAAGCTCAAGCCGGCGTTCAAGAAAGAAGGCGGCACGGTCACTGCCGGCAATGCCTCCGGTATCAACGACGGCGCTGCTGCCTGCGTGCTGATGGCGGCGGACGCTGCCGCGCAGGCTGGCCTGAAGCCGCTGGCGCGTGTGGTTTCCTATGGCGTGGCGGGGGTTGACCCAACCATCATGGGCACCGGTCCGATTCCGGCGGTCCAGCTGGCGCTGAAGCGTGCCGGCCTCAGTCTGGCCGACATGGCGGTGATCGAATCGAATGAAGCATTCGCCGCGCAATCGCTGGGCGTGTGCAAAGGGCTGGACCTGGATCCGGCGCTGACCAACGTCAACGGCGGCGCTATCGCTCTTGGCCATCCGCTGGGCGCGAGCGGCACCATCATCGCCGTCAAGTGCCTGTACGAACTGATCCGCACCGGCAAACGCTATGGCCTGATCACCATGTGCATCGGCGGCGGCCAGGGCATTGCCCTGATCATAGAACGTCTTTGATGTGATGGCGCTGGAACTGCCGTGCGGCAGTTCCAGCGGCGCTGCAGGCTCAGGGCCGTTTTGGAATCGTCAGGCCGGCGATCACCGCCGGCCGTGCGATGAAGGCGTTGAGCGCGCGCGTGACATGCGGAAAGTCTGCAATCCCGACCAGGTCGCCAGCTTCGTAGAAGCCGATCAGGTTGCGTACCCACGGAAAGGTGGCGATGTCGGCGATGGTGTAAGCATCGCCCATGATCCAGCTACGCTCGGCCAGGCGCTGGTTGAGCACGGCTAGCAGGCGCTTCGATTCCGCCACGTAGCGGTCGCGTGGACGCTTGTCTTCGTAGTCCTTGCCGGCGAACTTGTTGAAAAATCCAAGCTGGCCGAACATCGGTCCGATGCCGCCCATCTGGAACATCAGCCACTGTATGGTTTCATAGCGCCCGGCCGGATCCGCCGGTATGAACTTGCCGCTTTTGTCCGCCAGGTACAGCAGGATCGCACCGGATTCAAACAAGGGCAGCGGCTTGCCGCCGGGGCCGTCCGGATCGAGGATGGCGGGGATCTTGTTGTTCGGATTGAGGGACAGGAATTCCGGCGACATCTGGTCGTTGCTCTCAAAGCTGACCAGATGCGGCTCGTAAGGCAGGCCGGTTTCTTCCAGCATGATCGAGATCTTGACGCCGTTGGGCGTCGGCAGGGAATACAGCTGGATGCGGTCAGGCTGGCTGGCCGGCCATTTCTCGGTAATAGGGAAAGTCGAAAGATCGCTCATGAAAATTCCTTGTTGGCTGGTGTTGGTCTGTCTGAAAAATCGCTAGTGCTGAGGTGCCAGACCGAAAGATTAACAGTCTTCTGGATGACGGGTTGCGAGCCGCATCGTTTTGGCCCGGTCTTGGGCTAAGATGCAGTCGATCAGAAAAATCTCAATCCCCGAAAATGCGTGATTCCCCTTTAGCGGTATTTTTCATTTTTCTACGTCTGGGCCTGACCTCGTTTGGCGGACCGGTCGCCCATCTCGGCTATTTCCGGCTCGAGTTCGTGGAGCGGCGCCAGTGGCTGGCCGAGGTGGCTTATGCCGATCTGGTGGCGCTGTGCCAGCTGCTGCCGGGACCCGCCAGCAGCCAGGTTGGGATTGCGCTGGGCTTGACGCGGGCGGGCTATGCAGGGGGATTTGCCGCGTGGCTGGGATTTACTGCGCCGTCGGCGCTGGCGCTGATACTGTTCGGCCTTTTTGTCACGCATTTCGACGCTGCCCTGGCCGGCGGCTGGCTGCATGGCTTGAAGGTGGTCGCCGTGGCGGTGGTGGCGCAAGCCTTGTGGGGCATGGCGCGGACCCTGACGCCGGATGCCCGGCGGGCCGCTATCGCGCTGGTGGCGGCGTGCATCGCGACGGCCTTGCCCAATGCCCTCGGCCAGATCGGCGTGATTGCGGCGGGAGCCGTGGCCGGCTTACTGTTTCTAAAGGCCGCGCCGCTCTCTTTGGAGAAGCTGCCCGCATCGAACATCAGCCGCCGCGCCGGCGTCATCGCCATCGGACTCTGCCTGGCGCTGCTGGCTGCATTGCCCTTGCTGGCGGACGTTTCCAGGCACTATGCCGCGGAACTGTTCGATGTCTTCTTCCGGGCGGGGGCGCTGGTGTTTGGCGGCGGCCATGTCGTGCTGCCGCTGCTGCAGGCGGAAGTCGTGCCCAGGGGCTGGGTCTCGAATGAACTGTTCATGGCAGGCTATGGCGCTGCGCAGGCGGTGCCGGGACCGTTGTTTACCTTCGCTGCTTATCTCGGCAGCGTCTCGACCAGGACGCCGAACGGCTGGCTGGGCGGGATGCTTGCGGCGGTGGCGATTTTCCTGCCCTCGTTCCTGCTGGTGTGCGGCGCCTTGCCCTTTCTGGAAACGCTGCGCCAGCATGCCGGCGCCAGACGCGCTTTGACTGGCGTTAATGCGGCCGTGGTCGGGCTGCTGCTGGCGGCATTCTACAATCCGGTCTGGACCAGCGCCATACTGAGGCCGGCGGATTTCTGTCTGGCAGCGTTGGGTTTTTTCCTGCTGCTGGTCTGGAAGTGGCCGTCCTGGCTGGTGGTTGTGTTGACGGCGCTGGCCGCAGTCATCATTTGAGATTTGCTCCATGACATGGCAGCAAGGGCGCTTAGCGGGTGGGAGCGCACGCTAATCCGAATGCTTTTTTCTTCCGCCCGGATAGCCGCTCCGGCCCACCGGCGGCACCTATCACTTTCAACAGTATTTTTTCTCCACGCTTGCGACTAGGATGATCTTCTAGTTTCTGCGTGGAAATATTTCTGGGCGATTGAACTCCCATGGTGGCGCCGCTGCGCGCAGCATGATTTCTGGATTTTCCAGCCTGTCACGGGAAGGCCGCAACTGTGGCAGGTGTCCGAACATGCGGTCATCATAAGGGTGAACATCATGACAACAGAAATTCCGGGTGGCTGGAGCGCGTTCGACTATGAAATCACTGGCGTTGCCAAAGAGGTGCTCAAAGAAGCGCTGGAGGGCTTTGTCGGCGCGACCTACACACCATCGGCATTCGCCACGCAAATTGTCGCCGGCACCAATTACTGCTTTCTGTGCACAGGTCAAATCGTCGTGCCGAACGCACCGCGTTTTCCGGCACTGGTCCACGTCTTCAAGCCATTGAACGGCAAGGCCCACATCAGCGAAATCATCAGAATCAAGCCTTGATGAATTCTACGCAATAGGATTTTCATCTGGATCAGCAGAAAACCCCGGCGAGCGCGGCTGCCGGGGTTTTTGGCCATCTGGCGCGACATTCGTTGGCTGAATAATTTATTCAAATCCGCGAATGCCGCTGCCGTTGAAACTCGGCAGTTTCCAGTGAAAGCGCATCGCCAGCAGGCGGACCAGGAAGCCGCTGCCGATCGCGGCCAGCGGTGCGACCGCCGGATCGACCTGGAGCCACAGCAGGCCGACATACAACGCGCCGGTCAACAACGCGATGGTGGCGTACAGCTCGCGCTGCAGCACCAGCGGAATCTCGTTGCACAATACATCGCGCAGCAGGCCGCCAAAGACGCCGGTGATCATGCCGGCCAGGATCACGATGCCCGGCGCCATGCCGTTGGCGCGAGCGATGTCGCAGCCGATCACGCTGAACGCCACCAGGCCGAGGCCGTCGACCACCAGGAATACGCTGCGCAAATGATGCAGGAAGCGCGCCACCATGGCAGTGACGATGGCGGCGCCGATGGTGAACAGCAGGTATTGCGGATGGGCGATCCAGCCCAGCGGATAGTTGCCTAGCAAGACGTCACGGATAGTGCCGCCGCCCAGCGCGGTGATGGTGCCGACCACGCAGATGCCGAACAGGTCCATGTCGCGCCGCATGCCCATGATGGCGCCGGACATGGCCTCGGCCACGATGGCGATCAGATAGATGGTGTGCAGAAGCATGGCTTAGTCTCCGGAAGAAAATAGTTTCAGGATATGCTCGCGTTCCTGGGCCGCATTCAAGGCTTCTTTTTCAATTGCGAGGTCGCTGCTGCCGTCGGCTTGGCATTTGAGCTTGCTGTGGATGAAGGGATGGTTGTCTGTCACGCAGCTGCCCTTCAGGTATTCCGCATAGACATAATCGCCGTCGTAGACGCTGAGCCCGGCCGGTTCTTCCTGCAGCCGTTCGCTGCGGTCCTTCACCGCGACCTGCATGTAGCGGCTCCAGATCGGCAAGGCTGCTACGCCGCCGGTGGTGTTGCCGAGCGATTTAGGCTGATCATAGCCCAGCCACACCACCGACACCACACCCGATGAATAACCGGCGAACCAGGCATCGTAGGCATTGTTCGAGGTGCCGGTCTTGCCGGCGGTATCGCTGCGCGCCAGCACCTTGGCGCCATGGCCGGTGCCGGACTTGACCACGTCTTGCAGCATGCTGTCCATGATGTAGGCATTGCGCGCGGAGACCACTTTCTTGCCGGGATTCTTGCGTGCGCTGTCGGCAAACAATACCTGGCCTGAACGGTCGCGGATTTCCTTGATCAGGCGCGGCACCTGAGCCACGCCGCCGTTGGCAAACACGGCATAGGACAGCGCCAGCTGCAGCGGCGTCACAGCACCCGCGCCTAGCGCCAGCGGCAGCGAGACCGGATTGCGTTCGGAGAGGAAGCCGAACTGCGTCGCAAACGCTTGCACATAGGCGGCGCCGGAGGCTTGCATCAGGCTCACCGCCACCAGGTTTTTGGAGCGCATCAGGCCGCGCCGGACGGTGATGAAGCCTTCATAATTGTTGCCGAAATTGCGGGGCCGCCAGGCGCGGGCGCCGGTGTCCCGCGGCAGCAGGACGCGTTGCGTGTCATCGACCATGGTGCCGGGAAAATAACCCTTTTCCAGCGCTGCGGAATAGACAAACGGCTTGAAACTCGAGCCGGGCTGGCGGTAGGCCTGCAAAGCGTGATCGAAAGGATTGCGAAAAAAATCGAAGCCGCCGGCCAGCGCCAGGATGTCGCCGCTTTGGGCGTCGACCGAGATCAGCGCGCCCTCCATTTCCGGCGTCTGGCTCAGCAGCCAGCGGCCCGCGCCGTCGCGATAGGCGCGGATGACGGAGCCGGCAACTATGCTGCGCTTGCCGGTGCTTGGCAACTTGCTCCAGCCGCCGGCGATGCGCGGATCGATGGCGCTGATCTGCAACGTCCCGCCGTCGCGCAAGACGGCTTTGATTTGCTTGGGTGTCGCCACGGTGACCAGCGCCGCGTGGATTTCGCCGCTGTCTGGATAAGGCAGCAACAGCTTGCTCACATTATCGTTAGCGCCGGCGCTGGCGCCAAGCTGCGCTTCCGGGCCGCGATAGCCCCGGCGCCCTTGCGCATCCAGCAGGCCGGAGCGCAGCTGTTTGTCGGCAGCCTGCTGCGGCGCCATCTGGATCGTGGTGGTGACATCCAGACCCATGGTGTAGGCGCGCTCCTGATACAGCTGCATCACCATCTGCCGCGCTTCTTCCACCGCGTAAGCGGCTTCCCGCACGGAGGGATTGCGGTTGGGATTGAGCGCCAGCTTTTCTTGCAGGGCTTGCTGGTAAGCCTCATGCCCGATATAGCCGAGTTCCAGCATGCGCTGCAAGATATAGTGCTGGCGGATTTGCGCACGCTGCGGATTGGAAACCGGGTTGTAGGCCGACGGTGCTTTCGGCAAGCCCGCCAGCATCGCCGCTTCGGCGACGCTGACCTGGTCCAGCGGCTTGTCAAAATAAATGCTGGCCGCCGCTGCGAATCCATACGAGCGCTCGCCCAGATAGATCTGGTTCATGTAGAGCTCCAGCAGTTTGTCCTTGCTGTACTGCTGTTCCAGTTTGTATGCCAGCAGGATTTCGTTCAGCTTGCGCTGCAGGGTTTTTTCGCGCGTCAGGAAAAAGCCGCGCGCGACTTGCATGGTGATGGTGCTGGCGCCTTGCCCGTGCTGGCCGCTGCTCAGGTTGGCCAGCGTCGCCCGCAGCAGGCCGCCGAAATCGACGGCGCCGTGCTGGTAGAAGCGTGCATCTTCGATCGCCAGCAAGGCTTGCCGCATCACCAGCGGGATTTTTTCGATAGGCAGGAATTCGCGGCGTTCTTCGCCGTATTCGGCCAGCAGGATGCCTTCGCTGGAATAGATCCGCAAGGGCAAGGCCGGACTGTATTGGGCCAGGTGATCGACCGCCGGCAGCTGCTGCCAGGCCTGCCGCAGCCAATAGCCGCCGGCGAGGCTGGCGGCCAGCATCAGGCCGATGCTGAAACCGACGATGAATTTGAGGCGACGGGAAAGTCGGGATGTTGCTGGTTCGGCTGCTGGCCGCATGGTCGCTCCTGTTGAAATGGCGAACGAATCGAAGGCGAACGCGGTGTGAATGGCTTTGAGAACGGCCATTGTGCGGGCGGCAAGCAATATACTTAGAAAAATTAAGTATTATTAAGTAGTCATAAATATTTCTTATTTAAGGATGGTGCACATGAATCTCAACCCCAAGCACACCGAGGCGTTTCGTGCAGTGATCGAGAGTGGCAGTTTTGAACAGGCGGCCTTGCGCCTGCACCTGACTTCGCCGGCGATTTCCCAGCGCGTGCGCGCGCTCGAAAGCCAGCTGGGCAATGCGCTGATCGTGCGCAGCCGGCCGGCGCGCGCCACCCGCATGGGACAGCGCCTGATGCAATACCTGAAGCGGGCGAAGCTGCTGGAAGCCGACCTGGCGGCGGAACTGGCGGTGCAGCAGGATGCGCCGCTGACCCTGGTGCTGGCGCTCAATGCCGACTCGATCGGCACCTGGTTTTTTCCGGCTTTGTCGGAGGTGCTGATACGCGAGCGGGTACTGCTGGACCTGACCGTGGAAGACCAGGACCATACCTATTCGCTGTTGGAGACCGGGCTGGCGATCGGCTGCATCAGCACCGAGTCGAAGCCGATGCGCGGCTGCTCAGCAGAGCTGTTGGGCGTGATGCGCTACTGGCTGGTGGCGGCGGAAGATTTCCGCGAGCGCTGGTTTCCGGAGGGGCTGACGCGCAAGACCGCGCGCAAGGCGCCGGTGGTGGCGTACACCCATAAGGACACCTTGCAATCGTCCTTCTTGCTCAGCAAGCTGGGGTTGCCGGCGGGCGCCTATCCTTGCCACTACGTGCCGGGCGCCGCTTCGCATTTCAACGCAATCCGCTACGGCCTGGGCTACGGCATGGTGCCGGAACTGCTGCTCAAGGCCGCCGGCAAGAAAGATGAAATGGTCCACTTGGCACCGACCAGGCCGCTCGAGCTGGAACTGTACTGGCACACCTGGAAAGTGCAATCGCCGCGCATGGAAAACCTGTCGCGGCAGATCATTGCTGCGGCGCGCAAAATCCTGAAATGAGCATTTTGAAGGCGCCAGGGCAAGCCTGCGGCAGAGCGGCCGGGGGACGGCCGCCGCAAATGATGTAACGCATAAAGATATGTGAATACAGCAGTTTTTATTTCCCTGTGGATACTATATCCTAAGTTCCCATTAAAGAACTACACAGTTCTTTACAAAAGAAAACATGGGAAGGGTTAGACACGCATGCACAGATTTAAAACCTGGCCAGTGCGCTCCGCACTGTCGCTATTCATCGCTTATGGCGTCCCGTACGTCTATCAGTCAGCACAAGCACAAACCACACAGCCAAGTCCCGCAGCAGACGACGCCGCAGGCAATGACGGCAAACAGGTCTTGATCACCGGTTCACGCATCCCGCGCGCCAGCAAGGAGGGGCCGACCAGCGTCACCGTGATTACCGGCGAAGACATTGAGAAGCAGGGCTACCGCAATGTCTACGATGCGCTCAATGCGCAGACGCAAAATACCGGCATGACGCAGGGCGCCGATTTCGGCAATACCTTCACGCCGGCGGCCAATACCATCAGCCTGCGGGGCCTCGGCCCGAACCATACGCTGATCCTGGTCAACGGCAGGCGTGTCGCCGATTATCCGGTGGCGTATGACGGCTCGGTCAACTTCGTCAACCTGGCGAATATTCCCTCGGCTCTGGTTGATCGCATCGAGATCTTGAACGGCGGCGCTTCGGCGGTGTACGGTTCCGACGCGATTGCCGGCGTGGTCAACGTCATCCTGAAGAAGAAGGCCGAGGGTTTTGATCTCAATATCAAGGCGGGCGGCACCCAGGACGGCGGCGGCTCCAACCAGCGCATCCAGTTCACCGGCGGCGGCAGTAGCGGCAAGCTGAGCGGCGTCTTTGGCATCGAACTGAGCCGGACCCAGCCGATCTGGAGCCGTCAGCGCGATTTCATGTCGTCGGCTTCCTCCGACGGCACGGCGCCGACCCGGATCGCTGGA comes from Collimonas pratensis and encodes:
- a CDS encoding DUF6671 family protein; translated protein: MQIVPSPAHMPSEATASNAAQLIQRVAGPADGLPVLIATMHGKEAVLAPPLAELGFQVLLPLDYDTDMLGTFSGDVRRPGTAVEAALEKARRACKATGIPRAISSEGSYRPCQTLFPGARNVELLAFVDMESGQEFVEYMTDLPTRFVKDRVPADFSSPEVQALLSAMGWPEVRALVVPEDPGQGVVAPEWVFKGLADVPSLMEAMRACAAQSSDGRLHLESDLRAHMNPTRMASVARVGERLVQRLRRQGYGLPLQRAA
- a CDS encoding LysR substrate-binding domain-containing protein — its product is MTRRLPPLDLLVGFEAAARQLSFSKAGDEIFLTQSAISRQVKKLEESLGLVLFERRHRALELTEQGRVLFEAVNESLNHLSETVASLRKEFTQRGVKVSTTTSFAALWLVPRLARFRAQCPEVALHIDADNRLVDLKQGVVDIAIRYTSPDMVSADSDVFLAKEEVFPVCSPALLQRSGRKLTCIDDLQHHTLLHLGDPQNAWPWLQWPYWFEQMGADLPLNDIGFRFSHLDQLVQAATMGHGIALGNSPLVDSLLAEGLLVAPLTERLVSPRSFYLCHGPRRDPEVQAFVNWLQLAMSRPE
- a CDS encoding tryptorubin family RiPP precursor codes for the protein MKILFTLKNMLTRQKSLKAYAWYIWY
- a CDS encoding cytochrome P450, whose protein sequence is MSNAAKYTRTTVFTPRLQALLHDHRSEDVFRLDENTVGVAGSALTHQILSARPATEIERPTFKPLHGRSIPRNDALKLMQAIGSDVRAALKRPVSKTVDFSGEWPRVGHVYLRDLILGEDPYRLRFLMDRILELTPKLTWAVIAAGAASSVRLRPEASAIAKLTASASTYNDRRYAMGLYRRTAAPVCFTISTLVANALWLGSPFDKDTSNRNILYEALRLLPPSWNILRSASPEYCALDSRIGPNDDVLILPLLSHRDPAIWDDADEFRPERWDSLNPSEQPGYLPFGHTSERCWGQHMVMPLAERLLDIIRNNGLAVSPRQITADVPLAGLLGVFQVSVVRQ
- a CDS encoding acetyl-CoA C-acyltransferase family protein, with the protein product MTKEVVIVGAARTAIGTFGGALKDIAPGELGAVAVKEAFARAGVDPQQAGQIIFGNVIHTEARDMYVSRVVGINAGMSKESTALTLNRLCGSGLQAIISAANAIQLGETDVAVGGGVESMSRALYASQAARFGARMGDIKMIDMMVGALSDPFGGGHMGITAENVAEKYGISREAQDAFALESQKRATAAIAAGHFKSQIVPVEIKSRKGVALFDTDEYPKADATLESLAKLKPAFKKEGGTVTAGNASGINDGAAACVLMAADAAAQAGLKPLARVVSYGVAGVDPTIMGTGPIPAVQLALKRAGLSLADMAVIESNEAFAAQSLGVCKGLDLDPALTNVNGGAIALGHPLGASGTIIAVKCLYELIRTGKRYGLITMCIGGGQGIALIIERL
- a CDS encoding glutathione S-transferase N-terminal domain-containing protein codes for the protein MSDLSTFPITEKWPASQPDRIQLYSLPTPNGVKISIMLEETGLPYEPHLVSFESNDQMSPEFLSLNPNNKIPAILDPDGPGGKPLPLFESGAILLYLADKSGKFIPADPAGRYETIQWLMFQMGGIGPMFGQLGFFNKFAGKDYEDKRPRDRYVAESKRLLAVLNQRLAERSWIMGDAYTIADIATFPWVRNLIGFYEAGDLVGIADFPHVTRALNAFIARPAVIAGLTIPKRP
- the chrA gene encoding chromate efflux transporter, with the protein product MRDSPLAVFFIFLRLGLTSFGGPVAHLGYFRLEFVERRQWLAEVAYADLVALCQLLPGPASSQVGIALGLTRAGYAGGFAAWLGFTAPSALALILFGLFVTHFDAALAGGWLHGLKVVAVAVVAQALWGMARTLTPDARRAAIALVAACIATALPNALGQIGVIAAGAVAGLLFLKAAPLSLEKLPASNISRRAGVIAIGLCLALLAALPLLADVSRHYAAELFDVFFRAGALVFGGGHVVLPLLQAEVVPRGWVSNELFMAGYGAAQAVPGPLFTFAAYLGSVSTRTPNGWLGGMLAAVAIFLPSFLLVCGALPFLETLRQHAGARRALTGVNAAVVGLLLAAFYNPVWTSAILRPADFCLAALGFFLLLVWKWPSWLVVVLTALAAVII
- a CDS encoding trimeric intracellular cation channel family protein; translated protein: MHTIYLIAIVAEAMSGAIMGMRRDMDLFGICVVGTITALGGGTIRDVLLGNYPLGWIAHPQYLLFTIGAAIVTAMVARFLHHLRSVFLVVDGLGLVAFSVIGCDIARANGMAPGIVILAGMITGVFGGLLRDVLCNEIPLVLQRELYATIALLTGALYVGLLWLQVDPAVAPLAAIGSGFLVRLLAMRFHWKLPSFNGSGIRGFE